The Vespa velutina chromosome 9, iVesVel2.1, whole genome shotgun sequence nucleotide sequence AGAGATCCCAACTTCAACCGAAACcacatatacttatatagtTTCATCTTTAGAAACATCAATAGCTACAACAGAAAGTGAAACTTACGTTTTCGAAACAACATTGGCAACATTCGTTACTTATTATGTTGATAGGACAGTTCctaaaatattagaaacaaCTATTCCATTGTCTTTTACAATATCAACGGAAATTACCACGTTAACAGAAGAAATTTTGGAACCGTCAAGCACAACAACATTATCAACTTTATCAATCACTGAAGAAAGTACATCTCCAGCTTTCAaaactatatttatttcttcaatagAAACCACATATAGTTTTacagttttttctttacagACCTCTGCAATAACGGAAAGTAAAACTTATGTTTTCGTAACAACATCGGCAACACTTGATACTTATTATGCTGATCAAATATTAGAGACTACTGTTTCATTACCTTCTACAATGTTAAcggaaattattacaataacgGAAGAAATTTTGGAACCGACAGGCACAACGCTATCAACTTTAACAGAGTTTAGTCCATTTTCCGAAAGTATGTCCCTTTCACCATTATCAGAAATGTATACATTACCTACGTCTACTTACTCGGTAAGATATACCGAattggaagaagaaataagcaCAATAGTCGAACTAATTTCGCAACTTTTTACTTCTACTTTTTTGACATCTCAAGAAATTACATTGCTAGATTTcgaaattacaattattcCATCGATAGAAATTACATCTACTACCTTGGAGGAGGAAATCTTTCCTTTAATAACAACACCTGTAATTGATTTCACTCCTTACGAAAACACTTCGTTTACATCTTTCTTTGAAACCTATCCATCAACACCTATGTCATTTTTGCAAACTGATATGATAACTCGTACGTCATCAGAAGCGACTACAACGGAAGAAATTGTTCTATTCTTACCACTTAGCACTACCatcgatatatttaacaaaacagAATCtttaaaaacattgaaaacaatgttcgataagaaaatgaaaacggTAACAGATAGTTCAGAATATGAAGAATTCTATGATACAGAATATGGTAAAGATTATGAAGAAGCATACGAGGAGGACAAatatgaagatgaagataaatCTATCACAACCTGGTAtgaatacgaagaagaagaagaaacgactatattcgatcgaaaaaCTACTTCGAAATTTGAAACTACTGAGATTATTGAGAAGGAAACAAGCAAGATCATTGAGAATAAAACTGTCCCGATAGTTTCATTGACTACAAAACCTATCTTAACggaaatgaaaacaataacgatgataaaagaaCTTGAAACATCAACAACGATTTCTGAAACCTTCAAAGATTTCGAAAAAACATCGACGACAACATCTTCGGTTTCTACCATCGAAGAGTTTACCCTAACTTCAGATAAAATATTCACTTCCACAACAGAACACTTAGAATGGTGGGCTGATCAAAGCTCTCATAAAAAACATGATCACACATTAGGTATGCTTGAAATTGAATCGGAAACCAAATTGGATATAACCCTTCCGAAATTTATTGTCTCGCCAGATGAAACAACACTAAATATATCTTTGGTTACTGAAATAGGAACGATTACCCAGACTGAAATATTTCCAACAATAACTGATAGTAGTATATATTTGGAAATAGATATAACTACTGACTCTTTTgacgaaaaaagtaaattatttgttaCTGAAAGCGAAGAGAcggatttaaaattatattttacaacacCTTCTGATTTCGTGTCTTTATTGACGACGGATGATTTTGACGTAGAAAGACGAAATGGATTTgaggaagaaacgaaggatGAAGTCACTCCATTATTTGAAACGATTGAAGGAAGAACCACCGTTCATTCTTTTGAAGAAGATGAGGATGAgtatgaggatgaggatgaggatgaggatgaggatgaagatgaggatgaggatgaggataaGGATGAGTATGAGGATAAGGATGAGGATGAgtatgaggatgaggatgaggatgaggatgaggatgaggatgaggatgaggatgagtatgaggatgaggatgaggatgaggatatTACACACAGATCGGTTTCATTAATAACATCATCAAGATATCTCAGTACTTTTAAACCTCCTGTTGAATCGGAAAAATTTACACCATCACCACCGACAGAAAGAACCATCCCaatattacgaaatttaaACAGAGTGACAATGATTCCTGAAGGATgcaacaaaaagagaaaaaaaaaattcataaagaaaaagggatataCAAGGATGTAAATAAcactaaagaaaatttatcataatttaatagatttttcaaacagataaatattaagataGCTACGGCattttttgaaaagttttGTATCTTGAATATATGCAGTAAGcttataagaaagaataactttctttactttcccAAATCTAatgggagaaaagaaagctacATAAATATGACTGGTTAAAAGTAAAACTTAAGTACTGAAGTTAACATGTAAatgatgtataaaaataagaaatcttGATAACTATAAATAATGCAGATAAGGtagaaagatggagaaagatgtatagataagaaatatgaaataaattaatattaaatattatatgtcttaagaaaaaaataataaatatcgtattaaCGTTCGTAGACAAAGAATAAATTGTAACCAAAGATTTGCCGGAGTATCATTTGGCACGGTTTTATGAAAGCGAGTTGGACTATTTAGCAGATCGTTCATATGGTTAATCGCGAACGACTAGTATCATGCGAGTCCGAGATCATACTGAGACATTTTCTAATCGTATAGTGGTCGCTTACATACTGTCCCCACTACACGTGTGTCTTACGCCTTACTCGCGTTGCTATGATACATAGAGACGCCGACATCACTCACTTATCAAAATCTAACGGGAGCGATCAGCTGTGTTTACCTTCCGTCTCACCGAATAAACGATCGCTCTTCTATTTTCATCGCGCGTTCTGCTATTGTCATAGCTCTTTGAACTCTCCCGCTGACAAGACGTCATACAAAAACaatgtatatgcgtgtgtgtgtgtattgtgtgagtgtgtatatatatgctcaGAACTCAATATAGGGAGACCAaggtaaatatcttttatcagATAACATGAGATCGGATACACTTCGTTGATGTAACACAACTGTCGGACAGGTATTGAATGATAACGAAGTAAACCAGTTATAATGGTCATACAAATATAAACTTGACAATTGACTGATGAAAATCATTTCATCTATAGAAACTGCTCTTGCCAACGCAATTATTGGTTGATAATCTGATCGCGTAACTGGATAACGACCCCATGATTTTTTGTTTGACAAAAAATTTTTGCCTTGGTCTCCCTAATCATTCTTCACAATTCGTGTATTCAGTTTTGAAACACcctatacatatgtgtatatatatatatatatatatatatatacatagtggtgtgaataattataaaatcaaagacATTTTCTAAAGTTTCTctggaatatttccatgatattgaaaaaaagcatataatcgatttaaagACTTGTTTTACTATTATGAAtgattaaaaagtaattaagtttataatcatttacagCAAAATAgtctgtatatgtgtgtgtatgtgtgtgtatgcgttcgtgcgtatataaatataggagaaaagaaaaaagaattgaattgtttcttatataaataatttcacaatatcgataatgtagTATTCTATATCTTTACACCATTTAGTTAcgataaagagaagaggaggggTATTTAAAAGCAGGTTGAGTGCTGGACCACAACTAGTTCGATTTATACAACGGACGGGACGATTGCTCTTGAGAAACAAGGTAAAAATCAGTGTATTTTAAAagctaaaataatttttaatactaggaattgtttatattacgtTAAATTTTCCTTAAGGAAAAACGAATACTTAAGCGATATATAAAATGGCCTCTTAAAACgggaatatataaaataaatgaaaaatttgtatattatatttttgaaacatatgtatattaataattaatggtaattgtttcataattttaatttgttgaCAACGGtgattaaagttattatatttaactttgtttTTATACGTTTTAACGTTTTATTCTAAATTGCTCACATCATctttaacatgaaaatataGCCATCGTTAGAAAATATCAACATTTAAagcttaatatatatatatatatatatatatatatatatatatataaataattaaagactatttattaatacgttCGTATAGTTccataaattgtaaatataataaatatataaacggaAAAccaaaattgtaatatttcatcgttaaaaattaattatttattatctacaatattaatcttttagtttaatttttgtttcgagGTATTTTTTATGAGTATAATACGgcacaaaaatatattaataataataataataataataataataataataataataataataataataataataataataataaaagaacgtTATACGGCAGTAGAAAGTACTATAATTTATAGTAAAATTTTGGTTGtgttttaataacaaatttccCTTgctatattaaaatcattatataagGCATTATAGTATAAGACAAATGACGGTgcattttcgtttcttccgtATACCACTTTCTCTTAAATACCGTATTTTACTTTCACCTTCAAAGATATTGCTTCGCGAATATACACCATTACATATGcacaaataatataactttGATAATTGAAATAGATCATATTttagtaaatatattacaataaattatagtttcttttataccatttttatttatttatatctacagAAAGTTATAGCCTATCTcaactatattaatatttcgcgGTCCATAGACGAAAAAATGTCGTAATTGAAAAACGCGTGAACTTTTTATGAGAAAGTAAAATACATATGCAAAAAGTAAACCTtgtaatttttagaaaatttacgataaaagaaatttggatattatatatttaattttaatattagaacTATTAAACCTGTAAAAATGATGGAttgtagattttcttttttactattaataaaattataattattaaagaaatgcTAATTGAAAGGtgcatttgtttatttattgttgtcaaattaaataaataataaataatatcgaataaagtatttcttttaaattgtaCACTTGTCAAATtgatagaaatgataaaaatagatcTATAGTTTTGgtaatttaacaattatttatatcggtATGTGTATTGTTAAAAAACACTGAATAATGTGTTCTTAATACATATTGTGTTTTCGGAATATTTTTGAACAGAAGAGTATGATGGTTTCTTGAAAGACTATAGACCGCAAAGTATTAAGGAGTTTATGATTTATAGATTTGATAGATTTGTAACTGAAGTGgcttatatttcattgtttttcagAATGATTGTCACAAttagtttatttttcatatcaataatattactattatacttGGAGTCACGCAAACCTAAAGGATATCCACCAGGTACATCATTTTGAGAAAGTTTGTAATATATAGGGTGCCTCATCTTAATTCGACCAGCTTCAATACCTTCCTTTTAATGATGTAAAAAATGTCATAGaaagtaattatttgattCAAAAGAGACAACACTTTGATTAATACAAGAATGCGTTATTTTAACACATGCAATTTTAATATGTTCTTTTACGTTTTCCGATGTTGTTGTAATGCTAATATCATTGATGACTATTTTACGAATTTCCCATAGAAAAAAATACCAGTATCTTAAGGTCAAATGATCGAATTAAGTGTGAGACACTttgtaaaaaatgtttatattattatataaataatttataggtCCTAAATGGTGGCCTATTCTTGGCAGTGCGATGGAAATAGCGCGGATACGAAAGAATAcaggatatttatttaaaacttgTTCCGTGCTTTGTGAAAAATATGGACCAGTGATTGGTTTAAAAATCGGTAGCGATCGCATAGTGATactaaacgattataatagcGTATGCTCTATGCTTTCAAATCCTGATTGTGAAGGTAGACCAACTGGTCCTATGTATAAAGCAAGAACTTGGGGTAAAAGAAGaggtgaaaattatttatttatatatagagtaaaatataaataaattaataagatataatagttatatatatttttttacttaacgTTTCTTTTATCAGGTCTTATCGTTGTTGATGGTCAATTGTGGATAGAACAACGTCGATTTGTTCTTCGTCATTTAAGAGACTTTGGTTACGGTAGAAATAATATGGCTGCAATTATAGAGGAGGAAGCTTCGAAACTAGTCGAATATTTTGAGAAATTGCTTCGTAAAGAGTGTTATAATGTAAATGACAATATAAATGGAACATCAAGAGttagtaacaattataatactggtattaataataatgatgaaatttatcaattgaaaaataaaatgattgaaaatgaaaggaaaatatttaaatataacgtAAACGACAAATGTAGTATAgataaggaaataaataataagaataatatccatgataaattaaatataaaaataaatgataacaaaTCGAATAATGCGTTTACTTCGAGACAAATGATTATATCGATGGATGATGCCTTTGGCGTGACTGTTCTGAACACGTTATGGAGAATGATAGCTGGTAAAAGgtcactttttaatattttatgatattacatatatgtgaGTCGGTCATTACGAAAGATAGGtctaagtaaaaaatttttctctccctcattATGCAGGTTTAATATCAATGACGAGACATTGatacattttcaaaagattCTTACAAAACTTTTAAAAGAGATCGATATGATAGGTGCACCGTTCAGTCATTTTCCATTATTAAGGTTCATTGCACCTAAACTTTCTGGTTACCAATCGTTCATAGAGACGCATCAACAACTTTGGTCATTCTTATATGTGagtatattgtataaaatcaagtaattttttttaagaaaataagtcAAAATAATGGAATAAATATGCGTAATTATATGCGTGTTATAAACATCTTTTataagttcttttcttttttcataaaataatcttctttattttataaaatatggaaGCAATGAATGTAAAAacgatcttattattaataattaaaatggagAAGTACTTATTAAAGTAGTAATAGATAAGAAAGTTTGATATTATgtacatttaaattaaaatttttttaattttgcctTTTTAGAATCGTATAATCTTTTGTCccatcaaaaaatattaatttcattatatttcttgtagaatgaattaaaaaaccACAAGAATACATTTAATCCGAATGCACCACGAGATTTGATGGATGTTTATTTATCAGTTCTAAAATCGGAAAAGTGTAGTAAAACATTTTCAGGTatacttttaaatttcattaatactgCAATTAGctatacacacatatggaattattaatttactatATTTAAAACCATCGTATTATTTACAGAATCTCAGCTATTAGCTATTTGtgtagatttatttatagCTGGTTCTGAAACGACATCTAAAGCTTTAGGTTTTTGTTTTCTGTATTTAATACTGTTTCCTAATGTTCAAAAAAAAGCGCAAGATGAAATCGACCAAGTTATTGGTCACGGACGTTTTCCAACATTAGCCGATCGGTCAAGGTACACAAAtgctaataatttttataatatttaaatatatttgatatttaaataaaaatgtatatataatttcattaaagtaTGATCTATTTAAACGCCATTGTTTTGGAATCATTAAGAATGTTTATGGGGCGAACTTTGAATGTACCACACAGAGCCTTAaaggatacatatataatggaTCATCGAATTCCGAAAGTATGATATTTTAGTTAAAactaaatttatgaattaaacACATTGTTGTTccatacaataaaaaatagatgCTTACATGACTT carries:
- the LOC124951719 gene encoding M cell-type agglutination protein mam3-like, whose protein sequence is MYNDSKSQEEVTKNNTIDYDYYIDENLESNDKDEYEYDYEEPEISTYWYDYYEEKITTFTTALTTIDLEQLQTEVTYTLTSEEIDVTPFVTLLSIIETMRTTELREPTLSFAVTEASSFVTTISIIESTTTEIMETSLPGVTTKFTIYTSISPSTTSESTTEATSMTMEYKSTLISITEVTIMETLPFLTVEEMTTWIENITESSLFEETELMITYDTITSVTTQSTMTFETSIITPITITESVNTTEFIEETEESEIITTITFTSPYTMETYSNITDIKISDFTSPTEILFFMSTITEYETIEFTETISSVSLESTTLSMKEEEEADLFTTEIIYTTFTITPEITTTEIIINITTVEEVPITTEIPTSTETTYTYIVSSLETSIATTESETYVFETTLATFVTYYVDRTVPKILETTIPLSFTISTEITTLTEEILEPSSTTTLSTLSITEESTSPAFKTIFISSIETTYSFTVFSLQTSAITESKTYVFVTTSATLDTYYADQILETTVSLPSTMLTEIITITEEILEPTGTTLSTLTEFSPFSESMSLSPLSEMYTLPTSTYSVRYTELEEEISTIVELISQLFTSTFLTSQEITLLDFEITIIPSIEITSTTLEEEIFPLITTPVIDFTPYENTSFTSFFETYPSTPMSFLQTDMITRTSSEATTTEEIVLFLPLSTTIDIFNKTESLKTLKTMFDKKMKTVTDSSEYEEFYDTEYGKDYEEAYEEDKYEDEDKSITTWYEYEEEEETTIFDRKTTSKFETTEIIEKETSKIIENKTVPIVSLTTKPILTEMKTITMIKELETSTTISETFKDFEKTSTTTSSVSTIEEFTLTSDKIFTSTTEHLEWWADQSSHKKHDHTLGMLEIESETKLDITLPKFIVSPDETTLNISLVTEIGTITQTEIFPTITDSSIYLEIDITTDSFDEKSKLFVTESEETDLKLYFTTPSDFVSLLTTDDFDVERRNGFEEETKDEVTPLFETIEGRTTVHSFEEDEDERV
- the LOC124951569 gene encoding probable cytochrome P450 303a1; translation: MIVTISLFFISIILLLYLESRKPKGYPPGPKWWPILGSAMEIARIRKNTGYLFKTCSVLCEKYGPVIGLKIGSDRIVILNDYNSVCSMLSNPDCEGRPTGPMYKARTWGKRRGLIVVDGQLWIEQRRFVLRHLRDFGYGRNNMAAIIEEEASKLVEYFEKLLRKECYNVNDNINGTSRVSNNYNTGINNNDEIYQLKNKMIENERKIFKYNVNDKCSIDKEINNKNNIHDKLNIKINDNKSNNAFTSRQMIISMDDAFGVTVLNTLWRMIAGKRFNINDETLIHFQKILTKLLKEIDMIGAPFSHFPLLRFIAPKLSGYQSFIETHQQLWSFLYNELKNHKNTFNPNAPRDLMDVYLSVLKSEKCSKTFSESQLLAICVDLFIAGSETTSKALGFCFLYLILFPNVQKKAQDEIDQVIGHGRFPTLADRSSMIYLNAIVLESLRMFMGRTLNVPHRALKDTYIMDHRIPKDTMIIVNFNGLLMDKSWSDPEEFRPERFIDKNGRISVQDQYLPFSTGRHRCMGESLARSNLFIVITALLQRFTFSIVPGEKKPSTLDFLDGVTAGPKPYKVLVTART